From a region of the Leishmania major strain Friedlin complete genome, chromosome 32 genome:
- a CDS encoding putative heat shock protein-like protein, giving the protein MIDYYQFLGLNRESGDDDVAKAYRRYALAYNPQCHPDSTDPETLQRNFMMAAQAYTVLSDPKKRAIYDIYGEEGVRHGGTGQQGVPGGIDLDFIDPNAVFTRFFGVDNPFQVIGNVDAVKNNQHNFFSVIAGMPPNPPKCPAIEVKLPVTLEDVFYGAVRRATWNATHTGVPTLDAAVTTTEESYEVRVEKGARTGDHFTVEGRGNTYPGYARGDVVVVVDVMPHTRFRREGDDLVTKADISLRDALCGTTVTVSTMEDRELSILIDKIVDPAYRTRITGEGLPSRGVGDATRGDLIIEFTTKFPSFLTAEQKTEIGRILDAN; this is encoded by the coding sequence ATGATCGACTACTACCAGTTTCTGGGCTTGAACCGGGAGTCGGGTGATGACGATGTGGCCAAGGCCTATCGCCGGTACGCGCTTGCCTACAACCCACAGTGCCACCCCGACAGCACCGACCcagagacgctgcagcgcaacttcatgatggcggcgcaggcgtaCACGGTGCTCTCTGATCCGAAGAAGCGCGCCATCTATGACATCTACGGTGAGGAGGGCGTCCGCCACGGTGGCACCGGCCAACAGGGGGTGCCGGGCGGTATCGACCTCGACTTCATCGATCCCAACGCCGTCTTCACCCGCTTCTTCGGCGTCGACAACCCGTTCCAGGTGATCGGCAACGTGGATGCGGTGAAGAACAACCAGCACAACTTCTTTAGCGTCATCGCTGGCATGCCGCCGAACCCTCCCAAGTGCCCGGCGATCGAGGTAAAGCTGCCGGTGACCCTCGAGGACGTATTTTATGGTGCCGTGCGCCGAGCCACGTGGAATGCGACGCATACTGGCGTGCCAACACTCGATGCCGCTGTGACTACCACGGAGGAGTCTTACGAGGTGCGCGTAGAGAAGGGTGCGAGGACGGGCGATCATTTCACTGTCGAAGGCCGCGGCAACACCTACCCTGGATACGCGCGTGGTGAtgttgtcgtggtggtggacgTCATGCCGCACACGCGGTTTCGCCGGGAAGGCGACGACTTGGTCACAAAGGCAGACATCTCTCTGCGCGACGCGctctgcggcaccaccgtgACGGTGAGCACGATGGAGGACCGTGAGCTGTCCATCCTGATTGACAAGATTGTCGACCCCGCCTACCGCACGCGCATCACAGGGGAGGGTCTGCCGAgccgcggcgtcggtgaTGCCACACGCGGGGACCTCATCATCGAGTTCACCACAAAGTTCCCAAGCTTCTTGACAGCGGAACAGAAGACAGAGATTGGTCGTATCTTGGATGCCAACTAG